The following coding sequences lie in one Rhinolophus ferrumequinum isolate MPI-CBG mRhiFer1 chromosome 16, mRhiFer1_v1.p, whole genome shotgun sequence genomic window:
- the RPP30 gene encoding ribonuclease P protein subunit p30 has product MAVFADLDLRASSDLKALRGLVENAAHVGYSVVAINHIVEFKEKKQEIEKPVAVSELFTTLPIVQGKSRPIKILTRLTIIVSDPSHCNVLRATSSRVRLYDIVAVFPKTEKLFHVACTHLDVDLVCITVTEKLPFYFKRPPINVAIERGVGFELVYSPAIKDSTMRRYTISNALNLMQVCKGKNVILSSAAERPLEIRGPYDVANLGLLFGLSESDAKAAVSTHCRAVLLHGETRKTAFGIISTVKKPRPSEGDDDSLPACKKAKCED; this is encoded by the exons ttggcTATTCAGTTGTTGCCATCAATCACATTGTTGaatttaaggaaaagaaacag GAAATTGAAAAACCAGTAGCTGTTTCTGAACTCTTTACAACTTTGCCCATTGTACAG GGGAAATCAAgaccaataaaaattttaactagGCTGACAATTATTGTTTCTGATCCATCTCACTGCAATGTTTTG AGAGCAACTTCTTCGAGGGTCCGGCTGTATGATATTGTTGCTGTTTTTCCAAAGACAGAAAAACTTTTTCat gTTGCTTGTACACATTTAGATGTGGATTTAGTGTGCATAACTGTAACAGAGAAACTACCATTTTACTTCAAAAGACCCCCTATTAATGTG GCAATTGAACGAGGAGTGGGCTTTGAACTTGTCTACAGCCCTGCTATCAAAGACTCCACAATGAGAAGGTACACAATTTCCAATGCTCTCAATTTGATGCAGGTCTGCAAAGGAAAG AATGTAATTCTATCTAGTGCTGCAGAAAGG cctttagaAATAAGAGGCCCGTATGACGTGGCAAACTT GGGCCTGCTGTTTGGGCTGTCTGAAAGTGATGCCAAAGCTGCCGTGTCCACCCACTGCCGAGCAGTGCTTCTCCACGGAG AAACTAGGAAAACTGCTTTTGGGATTATTTCTACAGTGAAGAAACCTCGGCCATCAGAAGGAGATGATGATTCTCTTCCAGCCTGCAAAAAAGCCAAGTGTGAGGACTGA